In Porites lutea chromosome 1, jaPorLute2.1, whole genome shotgun sequence, a single genomic region encodes these proteins:
- the LOC140936744 gene encoding uncharacterized protein C1orf50 homolog: MDDPALLALTPHTVDDPDSAATKQLVNPERVHRHGDPYDLVMLAQEVQKADQFVRCAASNKLILIAEQIRHLQEQAKKVLEETKRDAELHHAACNFKKRPGQMYYLYRRNNGTTYFSMLSPKEWGSSCPHDYLGAYKLEADLSWTKAEDVERRSRDIALVDQLLSAEVPAIEYVLPPNKGNGFSTKAALKHKTVIEDVSDQMGPIVEEPLK, encoded by the exons CTCTTACACCACACACTGTGGATGATCCTGATTCAGCAGCCACCAAGCAGCTGGTAAACCCAGAGCGTGTACACAGACACGGAGATCCTTATGATTTAGTGATGTTAGCCCAAGAGGTACAGAAGGCAGATCAGTTTGTAAGATGCGCTGCTAGTAATAAACTTATCCTGATTGCTGAACAGATTCGACATCTTCAAGAACAG gCAAAAAAAGTCTTAGAGGAGACAAAGCGGGATGCCGAACTTCATCATGCTGCttgcaactttaaaaaaagaccAGGGCAAATGTATTACCTTTATAGAAGGAACAATGGAACAACTTACTTCTCAATGCTCTCACCAAAG GAGTGGGGTTCAAGCTGCCCTCATGATTATCTTGGAGCTTATAAACTTGAGGCTGACTTGTCTTGGACAAAAGCTGAAGACGTTGAACGCCGAAGCAGAGACATTGCATTGGTTGATCAGTTACTTTCAGCTGAAGTTCCAGCTATTGAATATGTTTTGCCGCCAAATAAAGGCAACGGGTTCTCTACTAAAGCTGCTCTGAAACACAAGACTGTCATTGAGGATGTCAGCGACCAAATGGGGCCAATTGTTGAAGAGCCATTAAAGTAA